The nucleotide sequence ACTGAGAGAACTCTTGCTCTCTTCTGTACGTTctttccatgggaatatgaaCTATGCTTACAAGCTATTTGAACAAATCTCCGAACCAGACCTTTTCATGTGGAACACCCCTGGATTCTATGTGTTTACTAGTTATTGCTGAGTTCTATGATTAGGAGGTCCAAATACCTTAGCCTGAGGGCTCTGAAGCAAATCCATGGCTTCATGGTCGTTAGAGGATTCAACTCGGATCTCCAAGCACTGAGAGAGCTGTTGCTCTCTTCTGTCGGTTctttccatgggaatatgaaCTATGCTTACAAGCTATTTGAACAAATCTCCGAACCAGACCTCTTCATCTGGAACACCATGATTAGGGGTGCTTCTCATAGCTCCAGACCCCCTGATGCCATCTCTCTTTATAGACGGATGGTGGAAAGTGGTACGAAGCCTGATAGCTtcaccctcctcttcctccttaaaGCCTGCACCAAGCTCGCGTCAGCCTTCGCCGGAGCACAGTTCCATGGAATGATTGTGAAACTTGGCTTAGAGTCCGATGCTTTCTTGAGGAATGCTCTCATTAACTTGCATGCAAATTGCGGAGATTTGCTGATTGCTAGTGCTCTTTTTGATGGAGCTGCGAAAGGGGACGTTGTTGCTCGATCTGCTTTAACTGCAGGCTGTGCGAGACGAGGCAAATTAGGCATTGCTCGTCGGTTGTTCGATGAATCGCCCGGCAGAGATTTGGTCTCTTGGAACATAATAATAGCTGGATATGCGAAGCAGGGTGAAATGGAGAAGGCCAGAGAGCTGTTTGATCAGGCACCAGAACGGGATGTTGTGTCATGGAACACGATGATTGCTGGATATGCACGGCATGGACTTCATGCACAAGCACTAGAAGCCTATCAGAAGATGCTGGAGGCAGGAGAGAGGCCTGATGAAGCCACAATTGTGATCTTGCTATCTGCCTGTGCGGACTCCGGTGCTCTCGAAATCGGGCAGAGGATACATTGCTCTCTCTCAGAGATGTGTTCGAGGAGCGGTTTAAGTATGCCTGTTGGTAATGCACTGATAGACATGTACGCCAAGTGTGGAAGCATAGACACAGCAATGGAGGTATTCAGAGAAATGAAAGAGAAGGATGTTTGGACTTGGAACTCGATCATCGGGGGGCTAGCTTTTCATGGGCAGGCAGAAGAATCCGTAAATTTATTCGAGCGTATGAGGATGGAGAAAGTGAGGCCAAATGAGATTACCTTCCTCGGTGTATTGGCTGCATGCAGTCATGGTGGTTTAGTCAAAGAGGGCCGCAGCTACTTTTCTGTGATGAAAAATGAGTACAGAATCGAGCCTAACATCAAGCATTATGGTTGCATGGTCGACATGTTGGGTCGCGCTGGCTTAGTGAAGGAAGCATTCATGCTTGTGGACGCTATGGAGGTTGAGCCAGGTCCGATCATATGGCGGACATTGCTCGGAGCTTGTCGTCTCCATGGGAACATCGAGTTGGGAGAGCATGCAAAGGAGCAGATCCTCAAGACGAAACAGGATGCAAGCGGGGATTATGTcttgctctccaatatgtatgcATCCACTGGTGAGTGGTATGGGGTAGAGAAGATTAGGAAACTGATGGATGCAAGAGGAGTTAGGAAGGACGCTGCTTCTACCGTGATTGAGGCAGATAGTGAAGAGCCCATGCGTCTCTTGTTACCTTCTGTGCCTGCTGGAATTTGAAACACAAGTCTCTGATTGACATTTATATGGTTCgcagaaagaggaggagaaaaaaaaaagtgatctatgaaaaaaaaaaaataataataac is from Phoenix dactylifera cultivar Barhee BC4 chromosome 6, palm_55x_up_171113_PBpolish2nd_filt_p, whole genome shotgun sequence and encodes:
- the LOC103705230 gene encoding pentatricopeptide repeat-containing protein At5g15300-like, with product MIRRSKYLSLRALKQIHGFMVVRGFNSDLQALRELLLSSVGSFHGNMNYAYKLFEQISEPDLFIWNTMIRGASHSSRPPDAISLYRRMVESGTKPDSFTLLFLLKACTKLASAFAGAQFHGMIVKLGLESDAFLRNALINLHANCGDLLIASALFDGAAKGDVVARSALTAGCARRGKLGIARRLFDESPGRDLVSWNIIIAGYAKQGEMEKARELFDQAPERDVVSWNTMIAGYARHGLHAQALEAYQKMLEAGERPDEATIVILLSACADSGALEIGQRIHCSLSEMCSRSGLSMPVGNALIDMYAKCGSIDTAMEVFREMKEKDVWTWNSIIGGLAFHGQAEESVNLFERMRMEKVRPNEITFLGVLAACSHGGLVKEGRSYFSVMKNEYRIEPNIKHYGCMVDMLGRAGLVKEAFMLVDAMEVEPGPIIWRTLLGACRLHGNIELGEHAKEQILKTKQDASGDYVLLSNMYASTGEWYGVEKIRKLMDARGVRKDAASTVIEADSEEPMRLLLPSVPAGI